In Monodelphis domestica isolate mMonDom1 chromosome 3, mMonDom1.pri, whole genome shotgun sequence, the following proteins share a genomic window:
- the CNN2 gene encoding calponin-2 isoform X3: MRYVCGSGPSQLQSKYDPQMEGELRGWIEGLTELSIGPDFQKGLKDGIILCTLMNKLQPGSIPKINRSQQNWHQLENLSNFIKAMVNYGMNPVDLFEANDLFESGNMTQVQVSLLALAGKAKTKGLQSGVDIGVKYSEKQERNFDDAKLKAGQCVIGLQMGTNKCASQSGMTAYGTRRHLYDPKNQILAPMDHSTISLQMGTNKCASQVGMTAPGTRRHIYDTKMGTDKCDNTSMSLQMGYTQGANQSGQVFGLGRQIYDPKYCPQGPTGDGPGVGPGDSPSSVEPPEYHYYREEEGY; encoded by the exons ATGAGATATGTGTGTGGCTCAGGACCCAGCCAG CTCCAGTCCAAGTATGATCCACAGATGGAAGGTGAGCTGAGGGGCTGGATCGAGGGTCTCACAGAACTCAGCATAGGACCAGACTTCCAGAAGGGACTCAAAGATGGAATCATCCTATGCAC TCTCATGAACAAACTCCAGCCTGGCTCTATCCCCAAGATTAATCGCTCACAACAGAACTGGCATCAG CTGGAGAATCTCTCCAATTTCATCAAGGCCATGGTCAACTATGGCATGAACCCTGTGGATCTCTTTGAAGCCAATGACCTCTTTGAAAGTGGGAATATGACCCAAGTTCAAGTGTCACTTCTGGCACTGGCTGGCAAG GCCAAAACAAAAGGGCTACAGAGTGGTGTGGACATTGGGGTCAAGTACTCAGAGAAGCAAGAGCGAAACTTCGATGATGCCAAATTGAAGGCTGGGCAGTGTGTTATTGGCCTCCAG ATGGGCACCAACAAATGTGCTAGCCAGTCTGGCATGACAGCTTATGGCACCCGGAGACACCTGTATGACCCCAAGAACCAGATTCTGGCCCCTATGGACCACTCGACGATAAGCCTGCAGATGGGGACCAACAAGTGTGCCAGTCAG GTGGGCATGACGGCGCCGGGCACCAGGCGGCATATTTACGACACCAAGATGGGCACAGACAAGTGCGACAACACCTCCATGTCTCTGCAGATGGGTTATACCCAGGGGGCCAACCAAAGCGGGCAGGTGTTCGGGCTGGGGCGACAGATTTATGACCCCAAATACTGTCCCCAGGGTCCCACTGGAGATGGGCCAGGGGTAGGTCCTGGGGACAGCCCTAGCTCTGTGGAGCCCCCCGAGTACCACTATTACCGGGAAGAGGAAGGGTACTGA
- the CNN2 gene encoding calponin-2 isoform X1, protein MGGAAGVDASTHSTLRSPDRYRIGSFKVYICPDVCLSAVPSCQLQSKYDPQMEGELRGWIEGLTELSIGPDFQKGLKDGIILCTLMNKLQPGSIPKINRSQQNWHQLENLSNFIKAMVNYGMNPVDLFEANDLFESGNMTQVQVSLLALAGKAKTKGLQSGVDIGVKYSEKQERNFDDAKLKAGQCVIGLQMGTNKCASQSGMTAYGTRRHLYDPKNQILAPMDHSTISLQMGTNKCASQVGMTAPGTRRHIYDTKMGTDKCDNTSMSLQMGYTQGANQSGQVFGLGRQIYDPKYCPQGPTGDGPGVGPGDSPSSVEPPEYHYYREEEGY, encoded by the exons ATGGGAGGAGCTGCAGGAGTGGATGCCTCTACACATTCCACCCTTAGGAGTCCTGATCGGTATCGTATTGGATCATTCAAGGTTTACATCTGTCCAGACGTCTGTCTTTCTGCAGTTCCTTCTTGCCAG CTCCAGTCCAAGTATGATCCACAGATGGAAGGTGAGCTGAGGGGCTGGATCGAGGGTCTCACAGAACTCAGCATAGGACCAGACTTCCAGAAGGGACTCAAAGATGGAATCATCCTATGCAC TCTCATGAACAAACTCCAGCCTGGCTCTATCCCCAAGATTAATCGCTCACAACAGAACTGGCATCAG CTGGAGAATCTCTCCAATTTCATCAAGGCCATGGTCAACTATGGCATGAACCCTGTGGATCTCTTTGAAGCCAATGACCTCTTTGAAAGTGGGAATATGACCCAAGTTCAAGTGTCACTTCTGGCACTGGCTGGCAAG GCCAAAACAAAAGGGCTACAGAGTGGTGTGGACATTGGGGTCAAGTACTCAGAGAAGCAAGAGCGAAACTTCGATGATGCCAAATTGAAGGCTGGGCAGTGTGTTATTGGCCTCCAG ATGGGCACCAACAAATGTGCTAGCCAGTCTGGCATGACAGCTTATGGCACCCGGAGACACCTGTATGACCCCAAGAACCAGATTCTGGCCCCTATGGACCACTCGACGATAAGCCTGCAGATGGGGACCAACAAGTGTGCCAGTCAG GTGGGCATGACGGCGCCGGGCACCAGGCGGCATATTTACGACACCAAGATGGGCACAGACAAGTGCGACAACACCTCCATGTCTCTGCAGATGGGTTATACCCAGGGGGCCAACCAAAGCGGGCAGGTGTTCGGGCTGGGGCGACAGATTTATGACCCCAAATACTGTCCCCAGGGTCCCACTGGAGATGGGCCAGGGGTAGGTCCTGGGGACAGCCCTAGCTCTGTGGAGCCCCCCGAGTACCACTATTACCGGGAAGAGGAAGGGTACTGA
- the CNN2 gene encoding calponin-2 isoform X2: MSSTQFNKGPSYGLSAEVKNRLQSKYDPQMEGELRGWIEGLTELSIGPDFQKGLKDGIILCTLMNKLQPGSIPKINRSQQNWHQLENLSNFIKAMVNYGMNPVDLFEANDLFESGNMTQVQVSLLALAGKAKTKGLQSGVDIGVKYSEKQERNFDDAKLKAGQCVIGLQMGTNKCASQSGMTAYGTRRHLYDPKNQILAPMDHSTISLQMGTNKCASQVGMTAPGTRRHIYDTKMGTDKCDNTSMSLQMGYTQGANQSGQVFGLGRQIYDPKYCPQGPTGDGPGVGPGDSPSSVEPPEYHYYREEEGY, encoded by the exons ATGAGCTCCACACAGTTCAACAAGGGTCCATCCTACGGCCTGTCGGCCGAAGTTAAGAACCGG CTCCAGTCCAAGTATGATCCACAGATGGAAGGTGAGCTGAGGGGCTGGATCGAGGGTCTCACAGAACTCAGCATAGGACCAGACTTCCAGAAGGGACTCAAAGATGGAATCATCCTATGCAC TCTCATGAACAAACTCCAGCCTGGCTCTATCCCCAAGATTAATCGCTCACAACAGAACTGGCATCAG CTGGAGAATCTCTCCAATTTCATCAAGGCCATGGTCAACTATGGCATGAACCCTGTGGATCTCTTTGAAGCCAATGACCTCTTTGAAAGTGGGAATATGACCCAAGTTCAAGTGTCACTTCTGGCACTGGCTGGCAAG GCCAAAACAAAAGGGCTACAGAGTGGTGTGGACATTGGGGTCAAGTACTCAGAGAAGCAAGAGCGAAACTTCGATGATGCCAAATTGAAGGCTGGGCAGTGTGTTATTGGCCTCCAG ATGGGCACCAACAAATGTGCTAGCCAGTCTGGCATGACAGCTTATGGCACCCGGAGACACCTGTATGACCCCAAGAACCAGATTCTGGCCCCTATGGACCACTCGACGATAAGCCTGCAGATGGGGACCAACAAGTGTGCCAGTCAG GTGGGCATGACGGCGCCGGGCACCAGGCGGCATATTTACGACACCAAGATGGGCACAGACAAGTGCGACAACACCTCCATGTCTCTGCAGATGGGTTATACCCAGGGGGCCAACCAAAGCGGGCAGGTGTTCGGGCTGGGGCGACAGATTTATGACCCCAAATACTGTCCCCAGGGTCCCACTGGAGATGGGCCAGGGGTAGGTCCTGGGGACAGCCCTAGCTCTGTGGAGCCCCCCGAGTACCACTATTACCGGGAAGAGGAAGGGTACTGA